A single window of Gemmatimonadaceae bacterium DNA harbors:
- a CDS encoding BON domain-containing protein, translated as MARIRTSSGRTRPRTEAALLLALGAIGGVLLGVAIADRLGGLDGLRGRLGSRKARRHRPDGWRGDERRSQSFETLADDDSELAPEAIAHLHLHGRHPTPAGSVTTPTTTTADYDEIERRVLEAFRNDPILARRVIDISADDAGVTLTGWVRDAKEQRYATVLARGVPGVGLVRSELAVVPITFQG; from the coding sequence ATGGCGCGAATTCGGACATCGAGCGGGCGGACGCGCCCACGGACGGAAGCGGCCCTGCTGCTGGCACTCGGCGCCATCGGCGGCGTGCTGCTGGGGGTGGCGATCGCCGACCGCCTGGGGGGGCTGGATGGCCTGCGTGGTCGCCTCGGCAGCCGCAAGGCACGCCGGCATCGCCCCGATGGCTGGCGCGGCGACGAACGGCGCTCCCAGTCGTTCGAGACGCTGGCCGATGACGATTCGGAGCTCGCCCCCGAGGCCATCGCCCACCTCCACCTGCACGGCCGCCACCCCACGCCGGCGGGATCGGTCACGACGCCGACCACGACTACGGCGGATTACGACGAGATCGAGCGCCGGGTACTGGAGGCCTTCCGCAACGATCCCATCCTGGCCCGTCGGGTGATTGATATCTCGGCCGACGATGCCGGGGTCACCCTCACCGGTTGGGTGCGTGATGCCAAGGAGCAGCGGTACGCCACGGTGCTCGCCCGCGGGGTGCCCGGGGTCGGCCTGGTCCGGAGTGAGTTGGCGGTCGTGCCGATTACCTTTCAGGGATGA